The Anastrepha ludens isolate Willacy chromosome 2, idAnaLude1.1, whole genome shotgun sequence genome contains a region encoding:
- the LOC128864152 gene encoding SAFB-like transcription modulator, with amino-acid sequence MPNTGKKLSELRVCDLKEELEKRNLDTVGAKASLVERLEKSIKSEGLDPGKYLFMSNTKATPKKIMDVKKIDAKPVEPIKIKQEPIDEEEHAGENDDYDEDEQFEEEGDDQVDQVGDVDDECVIIDDGEATENNDEGDGEENFNDDPEGEEENAGESNEESINLTIGEEEQKLLHDEAPDDKEKSTDAEGTTSGNSSTQKNSKSVAATREPRVSKGGSSNSKDERKNTKSEDEKSKRKDEKSSDKKGKDDSEHKSSSNKTSQKDDKEKSSANTSAKSSAAAKQTTPSRNLWVSGLSSLTRASDLKTIFSKFGKVIGAKVVTNTRTPGTRCYGYVTMSSSSDASRCIEHLHHTELHGRIISVERTKNEIGSSSTATSKSRSDSTKKEDDKKAHDTNSKARDDRRKTADTIKKEDSSKKVEVDKDKQRDKDKEKDHSQKDDKDKEKDKAKDKDKVKEKSVASNREKRDISKEGPKDRNIRQLSNRSRSNDRIRNDRNVRDQRQREREREQRLRQREYIKLREERERQRLRERERELREEERRRREIRERQRQEEARLAEERRKLAQERERLEKEKAELLRLERERQKLEREKIELERLELKRQQMKIMHAREDPIKRLAKRSSNERYTDVSDRKRSSGSDSRFEAPPPPRFDASLVTSSRSYDKKRDDYTSSSTSKRGIDEYSSSSKRMDYPSSGTKRAALDDYSVVPAKRSTDDYSKRGNDYLSTSSSKRILDDYGTSKSSRDDYKREVEIRHVPTTGNNSSTSSFHTSRDVSSTIHKASAGRYMDSDRSSGSYRRGGIDDLRSSVSNKRYDNSNGYGSSSNGNSVWASSTHLSGSSGGGGVKSYTGNGMSSIHSNSTWQKSVEDNNWRPMSSTQDRFDRTYNERSNSGYTSGGLFGSGGRYAGQMSRY; translated from the exons atGCCTAACACTGGAAAAAAGTTGAGTGAGCTGCGTGTTTGTGATTTAAAAGAAGagttagaaaaaagaaatttggaCACAGTTGGGGCCAAGGCATCGTTAGTTGAAAGGCTCGAGAAG TCTATCAAAAGTGAGGGTTTAGATCCGGGTAAATACCTTTTTATGTCCAATACCAAGGCTACCCCAAAGAAGATTATGGATGTAAAGAAAATTGATGCGAAGCCTGTTGAGCCAATAAAAATTAAGCAGGAACCTATTGATGAGGAAGAGCATGCTGGAGAAAATGATGACTATGATGAAGATGAACAATTCGAAGAGGAGGGAGACGATCAAGTCGACCAAGTGGGCGATGTAGATGATGAATGTGTAATAATCGACGATGGTGAAGCGACTGAAAATAATGATGAAGGAGATGgggaagaaaattttaatgatgACCCTGAAGGTGAAGAGGAAAATGCCGGGGAATCTAATGAAGAATCTATAAATTTGACAATCGGAGAAGAGGAACAAAAACTACTTCATGATGAG GCACCTGATGACAAGGAAAAAAGCA CCGACGCTGAAGGTACTACTTCCGGAAATAGTTCAACGCAAAAGAACAGCAAAAGTGTAGCAGCTACGAGAGAGCCGCGGGTGTCTAAGGGTGGATCCAGCAACAGCAAGGACGAACGTAAAAATACCAAGTCGGAGGACGAGAAATCAAAGAGAAAAGATGAAAAGTCCAGCGACAAAAAGGGGAAAGACGATAG TGAACATAAATCATCTTCAAACAAAACATCACAAAAGGATGACAAAG AGAAGTCCTCAGCCAATACCTCGGCGAAATCGTCGGCAGCAGCCAAGCAAACAACACCGTCTCGCAACTTATGGGTGTCCGGCTTGTCTTCGTTGACACGAGCTAGTGatctaaaaactatattttccaaGTTTGGAAAGGTAATCGGCGCTAAAGTTGTTACCAACACCCGTACTCCAGGCACCCGTTGTTATGGCTACGTAACAATGTCGTCATCATCCGATGCCAGTCGCTGCATTGAACATTTGCATCACACCGAACTCCATGGACGGATAATATCTGTAGAACGCACCAAGAACGAAATTGGCAGTAGCTCAACAGCTACATCGAAATCTCGTTCAGATAGCACCAAAAAGGAAGATGATAAGAAGGCGCATGACACAAATTCGAAGGCAAGAGATGACAGACGCAAGACTGCTGATACCATCAAGAAGGAAGATTCATCAAAAAAGGTTGAGGTTGACAAGGATAAGCAGCGTGACAAAGATAAGGAGAAGGATCACAGCCAAAAGGACGACAAGGACAAGGAGAAAGATAAAgccaaagacaaagacaaagttAAGGAGAAGAGTGTGGCCAGCAACCGCGAGAAGCGTGATATTTCGAAAGAAGGCCCCAAAGATCGAAATATTCGGCAGCTTTCTAATCGCAGCCGCTCCAACGACCGCATTCGCAATGACCGAAATGTTCGAGACCAGCGACAGAGGGAACGTGAACGTGAGCAGCGCCTAAGGCAGCGAGAATACATAAAGTTACGCGAGGAACGTGAGCGACAGCGTTTACGTGAGCGTGAACGCGAACTGCGTGAAGAAGAGCGTCGTCGGCGTGAGATTCGCGAACGCCAGCGTCAAGAAGAAGCACGTCTAGCAGAGGAGCGGCGCAAGCTCGCACAGGAACGGGAACGTTTGGAGAAGGAGAAAGCTGAGTTGCTGCGTTTAGAGCGCGAACGACAGAAACTCGAGCGGGAGAAAATCGAATTGGAGCGACTCGAGTTAAAACGCCAACAAATGAA GATTATGCACGCCCGAGAGGACCCGATTAAGCGGCTTGCCAAAAGGTCTAGCAACGAACGATACACCGACGTGTCCGATCGGAAACGCTCTTCAGGAAGTGATTCTCGTTTTGAGGCCCCTCCTCCACCACGCTTTGACGCCAGTCTCGTGACATCTTCAAGGAG CTATGATAAAAAGCGAGATGATTATACCAGTTCATCAACGAGTAAGCGTGGCATTGATGAGTACTCATCTTCGTCCAAACGCATGGATTACCCAAGCTCCGGCACGAAACGCGCAGCTCTAGACGATTATTCAGTAGTTCCGGCAAAGCGCAGCACTGATGATTATAGTAAACGTGGCAATGACTACCTATCGACGTCTTCATCAAAGCGTATCTTAGACGACTATGGTACAAGCAAATCGTCACGGGATGACTACAAGCGTGAAGTTGAAATTCGACATGTTCCCACCACAGGCAACAATAGTAGCACTTCATCATTCCATACAAGCCGCGATGTCAGCTCAACCATTCATAAAGCCAGCGCTGGCCGTTATATGGACTCAGATCGTTCCTCGGGAAGTTACCGGCGCGGTGGTATCGACGATTTAAG ATCATCAGTGTCGAATAAACGTTATGACAACTCAAATGGTTACGGCAGCTCCAGCAATGGCAACAGTGTCTGGGCATCCTCTACACATTTGAGCGGCAGCTCAGGCGGAGGTGGTGTCAAATCGTACACCGGCAATGGCATGTCTAGCATCCACAGCAATTCAACGTGGCAGAAATCGGTAGAAGATAACAACTGGCGCCCTATGTCATCCACGCAAGACCGCTTTGATCGAACCTACAATGAACGTTCCAATAGCGGTTACACGTCCGGTGGATTGTTTGGCAGTGGAGGACGCTATGCTGGCCAAATGTCGCGTTACTAA